The Caldanaerobius fijiensis DSM 17918 genome window below encodes:
- a CDS encoding transposase produces the protein MSILTKEQLKNFISENNIQSIPDLYASLKNLFKDTIQEMLEAELSTELGYEKYEKKDKDTPNSRNGYTQK, from the coding sequence ATGTCAATTTTGACAAAGGAACAATTAAAAAATTTCATCAGTGAAAACAATATTCAATCTATTCCAGACCTTTATGCGTCATTAAAAAACCTTTTTAAAGATACTATCCAAGAAATGCTTGAAGCAGAGCTTTCTACAGAGCTTGGATATGAAAAGTATGAGAAGAAAGATAAAGATACTCCAAACTCAAGAAATGGATATACTCAAAAG